The following coding sequences are from one Humulus lupulus chromosome X, drHumLupu1.1, whole genome shotgun sequence window:
- the LOC133804745 gene encoding uncharacterized protein LOC133804745 isoform X1, with the protein MFLYFFFFNIIITITLELQDTLVIKTPKKSPLILRMVVLLFSMVCGVYICSICLKQLSPHTKAKFLNIKVIEHQKFCPFSGDHYMHYPQPQTFRREECGCNPVRYFAILSMQRSGSGWFETLLNNHTNVSSNGEIFSVKERRDNISSILKTMDKVYNLDWFTSASKNECSAAVGFKWMLNQGLMEHHVEIVEYFKKKGVSAIFLFRRNLLRRMISVLANSYDKDAKLLNGTHKSHVHSPLEAQILAKYKPKLNNTLMIKELNKANETTTRALEYFNRTRHIVLYCEDVTNNRTKLKDVQEFLRLPYKELKSRQVRIHTAPLSDQVQNWHDIGKALDGTSFETFLH; encoded by the exons atgttcctgtattttttcttcttcaatattATTATCACAATTACTCTCGAATTACAGGACACACTGGTCATCAAAACTCCGAAGAAATCTCCATTGATATTGAGAATGGTGGTTCTACTCTTTTCCATGGTTTGTGGAGTATATATATGCTCGATCTGTTTAAAGCAATTAAGCCCCCACACTAAGGCCAAGTTCTTAAACATCAAAGTTATTGAGCATCAAAAGTTTTGTCCCTTTTCTGGTGATCATTACATGCATTACCCACAACCTCAAACATTCAGAAG GGAAGAATGTGGCTGCAACCCTGTACGGTACTTTGCTATACTGTCAATGCAGAGATCTGGGAGTGGATGGTTTGAGACTTTGTTGAATAATCATACGAATGTTAGTTCAAATGGGGAGATTTTCTCGGTTAAGGAAAGGAGGGATAACATTTCTTCGATTCTAAAGACAATGGATAAAGTTTATAATCTGGACTGGTTTACTAGTGCTTCCAAGAATGAGTGTTCTGCAGCTGTTGGGTTCAAATGGATGCTAAATCAG GGTTTAATGGAGCATCACGTAGAAATAGTCGAGTACTTCAAAAAGAAAGGAGTGTCTGCCATATTCCTTTTCAGAAGAAATTTACTCCGGAGAATGATTTCTGTACTCGCAAATTCTTATGATAAAGATGCTAAGCTACTAAATGGAACCCACAAGTCTCACGTGCATTCCCCATTGgag GCTCAAATACTTGCAAAATACAAGCCAAAACTTAACAACACATTAATGATAAAAGAACTGAACAAAGCAAATGAGACAACAACCAGAGCATTAGAATATTTCAACAGAACTCGTCACATTGTTCTTTACTGCGAAGATGTTACCAACAACCGGACC AAACTGAAAGACGTTCAAGagtttctaaggttaccttaCAAAGAGCTTAAGAGCCGTCAGGTTAGGATACATACCGCCCCTTTGTCGGATCAAGTCCAGAACTGGCATGATATCGGGAAGGCACTCGATGGAACATCATTTGAGACATTCCTTCATTAA
- the LOC133804745 gene encoding uncharacterized protein LOC133804745 isoform X2 — MTEDICFFNKDTLVIKTPKKSPLILRMVVLLFSMVCGVYICSICLKQLSPHTKAKFLNIKVIEHQKFCPFSGDHYMHYPQPQTFRREECGCNPVRYFAILSMQRSGSGWFETLLNNHTNVSSNGEIFSVKERRDNISSILKTMDKVYNLDWFTSASKNECSAAVGFKWMLNQGLMEHHVEIVEYFKKKGVSAIFLFRRNLLRRMISVLANSYDKDAKLLNGTHKSHVHSPLEAQILAKYKPKLNNTLMIKELNKANETTTRALEYFNRTRHIVLYCEDVTNNRTKLKDVQEFLRLPYKELKSRQVRIHTAPLSDQVQNWHDIGKALDGTSFETFLH, encoded by the exons ATGACTGAAGATATATGTTTCTTCAACAAG GACACACTGGTCATCAAAACTCCGAAGAAATCTCCATTGATATTGAGAATGGTGGTTCTACTCTTTTCCATGGTTTGTGGAGTATATATATGCTCGATCTGTTTAAAGCAATTAAGCCCCCACACTAAGGCCAAGTTCTTAAACATCAAAGTTATTGAGCATCAAAAGTTTTGTCCCTTTTCTGGTGATCATTACATGCATTACCCACAACCTCAAACATTCAGAAG GGAAGAATGTGGCTGCAACCCTGTACGGTACTTTGCTATACTGTCAATGCAGAGATCTGGGAGTGGATGGTTTGAGACTTTGTTGAATAATCATACGAATGTTAGTTCAAATGGGGAGATTTTCTCGGTTAAGGAAAGGAGGGATAACATTTCTTCGATTCTAAAGACAATGGATAAAGTTTATAATCTGGACTGGTTTACTAGTGCTTCCAAGAATGAGTGTTCTGCAGCTGTTGGGTTCAAATGGATGCTAAATCAG GGTTTAATGGAGCATCACGTAGAAATAGTCGAGTACTTCAAAAAGAAAGGAGTGTCTGCCATATTCCTTTTCAGAAGAAATTTACTCCGGAGAATGATTTCTGTACTCGCAAATTCTTATGATAAAGATGCTAAGCTACTAAATGGAACCCACAAGTCTCACGTGCATTCCCCATTGgag GCTCAAATACTTGCAAAATACAAGCCAAAACTTAACAACACATTAATGATAAAAGAACTGAACAAAGCAAATGAGACAACAACCAGAGCATTAGAATATTTCAACAGAACTCGTCACATTGTTCTTTACTGCGAAGATGTTACCAACAACCGGACC AAACTGAAAGACGTTCAAGagtttctaaggttaccttaCAAAGAGCTTAAGAGCCGTCAGGTTAGGATACATACCGCCCCTTTGTCGGATCAAGTCCAGAACTGGCATGATATCGGGAAGGCACTCGATGGAACATCATTTGAGACATTCCTTCATTAA
- the LOC133804745 gene encoding uncharacterized protein LOC133804745 isoform X3 has translation MEDTTDTLVIKTPKKSPLILRMVVLLFSMVCGVYICSICLKQLSPHTKAKFLNIKVIEHQKFCPFSGDHYMHYPQPQTFRREECGCNPVRYFAILSMQRSGSGWFETLLNNHTNVSSNGEIFSVKERRDNISSILKTMDKVYNLDWFTSASKNECSAAVGFKWMLNQGLMEHHVEIVEYFKKKGVSAIFLFRRNLLRRMISVLANSYDKDAKLLNGTHKSHVHSPLEAQILAKYKPKLNNTLMIKELNKANETTTRALEYFNRTRHIVLYCEDVTNNRTKLKDVQEFLRLPYKELKSRQVRIHTAPLSDQVQNWHDIGKALDGTSFETFLH, from the exons ATGGAAGATACCACA GACACACTGGTCATCAAAACTCCGAAGAAATCTCCATTGATATTGAGAATGGTGGTTCTACTCTTTTCCATGGTTTGTGGAGTATATATATGCTCGATCTGTTTAAAGCAATTAAGCCCCCACACTAAGGCCAAGTTCTTAAACATCAAAGTTATTGAGCATCAAAAGTTTTGTCCCTTTTCTGGTGATCATTACATGCATTACCCACAACCTCAAACATTCAGAAG GGAAGAATGTGGCTGCAACCCTGTACGGTACTTTGCTATACTGTCAATGCAGAGATCTGGGAGTGGATGGTTTGAGACTTTGTTGAATAATCATACGAATGTTAGTTCAAATGGGGAGATTTTCTCGGTTAAGGAAAGGAGGGATAACATTTCTTCGATTCTAAAGACAATGGATAAAGTTTATAATCTGGACTGGTTTACTAGTGCTTCCAAGAATGAGTGTTCTGCAGCTGTTGGGTTCAAATGGATGCTAAATCAG GGTTTAATGGAGCATCACGTAGAAATAGTCGAGTACTTCAAAAAGAAAGGAGTGTCTGCCATATTCCTTTTCAGAAGAAATTTACTCCGGAGAATGATTTCTGTACTCGCAAATTCTTATGATAAAGATGCTAAGCTACTAAATGGAACCCACAAGTCTCACGTGCATTCCCCATTGgag GCTCAAATACTTGCAAAATACAAGCCAAAACTTAACAACACATTAATGATAAAAGAACTGAACAAAGCAAATGAGACAACAACCAGAGCATTAGAATATTTCAACAGAACTCGTCACATTGTTCTTTACTGCGAAGATGTTACCAACAACCGGACC AAACTGAAAGACGTTCAAGagtttctaaggttaccttaCAAAGAGCTTAAGAGCCGTCAGGTTAGGATACATACCGCCCCTTTGTCGGATCAAGTCCAGAACTGGCATGATATCGGGAAGGCACTCGATGGAACATCATTTGAGACATTCCTTCATTAA